AGCACGACTCCTACTTCCGTCCCCCGGGGCTGAAAGGGAGCGAACCGATCCGCAACAATATAGCGCGGGAAGTAGATGTGATCTTCCAGAAACTGCATCACCGGGTTAAAGTGCTCGATGTGGCCGACTTGTGTGACCACGCCGTTTAACTTGGCAGCCTGTTGGATTTCCTCAGCTTCCTCTCGATTGAAGCAGAGGGGTTTTTCGATGATCAGGTTGCATTTTTGGTGCAGCAGCGGAATCGCCACGCGGTGGTGAAAGTCTGTCGGCACGACGACGCTGACTGCTTCGCAGGCATTTCCCAGTTCCTCAATGGACTGAAAGCGCTGGCATTGGTAGCGTTCGCAAATCTCCTTTGCCCGTGCGTCATTGAGTTCATAGATGCCCACCAGTTCACAATGCTCCATGGCATGATAGATGCGGGCGTGATGTTGTCCGAGCGATCCGACGCCAGCAACGCCGCAGCGAATCGTGCGGGGCGGTGCGGGTGGCTCAAGGATGGGTTCAGTTGAATCAACGTTAGTGGTGTCCATGGAAAT
This Puniceicoccaceae bacterium DNA region includes the following protein-coding sequences:
- a CDS encoding Gfo/Idh/MocA family oxidoreductase, with product MDTTNVDSTEPILEPPAPPRTIRCGVAGVGSLGQHHARIYHAMEHCELVGIYELNDARAKEICERYQCQRFQSIEELGNACEAVSVVVPTDFHHRVAIPLLHQKCNLIIEKPLCFNREEAEEIQQAAKLNGVVTQVGHIEHFNPVMQFLEDHIYFPRYIVADRFAPFQPRGTEVGVVLDLMIHDLGIIRQLVKSPVKKVEALGVNVLSNTEDIANARITFENGCVANINTSRVSLNKKREIRVFQPNAYLSLNFMEQNGHLLTKSGSHIQRHEIPIEKAEPLFLELQYFLQCIRDKSTPKVDVNFGKSTLELALDITEQIQEQMRNEIMFPDLSASESE